The nucleotide sequence TGGAGGGACTTCTATTTGGAGAGAAATCCATACATTACTACCTTTTGAAAGCGCTATCTATCTGGCAGATAGTATTAATGCTCCTTATGGTCCAAAAGGGGAAGAGCGTATTAAAGAACTTTGTATAAAAAATACAGAGCTTCTATTAGACAAAAACTGTAAACTAATTGTTGTTGCTTGTAACACAGCTACAACCAATGCCATTGATTATTTACGTGCTAACTATACTATTCCTTTTATTGGTATTGAACCAGCTATAAAACCAGCTGCATTACAAACTAAAACCAATGCTATTGGTATTTTGGCAACAAAAGGTACACTTTCAAGTAAGCTTTTTCATAAAACCACCAACCTATTTGGGAATGGCATTAATATCATAGAACAAAAGGGTGAAGGTATTGTAGAGCTTATTGAAACTGGGAAATTATATTCCGATGAAATGAAAGGGTTGCTAAACATCTATTTAAAACCTATGATAGAAGCCAATATAGATCATTTAGTGCTTGGTTGCACACATTACCCATACTTAATGCCAATATTACTTGAAATACTCCCAAAACATGTTAAAATAATCGATTCTGGTGAGGCAGTTGCTAAACAAACTAAGGCCGTTTTAGAAAAACATCAATTACTTAATACAAATAAAGTAAAAGCTAAACATACATTTTTTACAAATGGAAATACTAAGGTTTTGAATGAACTTATAGGCGATGGTTTTAAGGTTGAACATTTGGAGTTCTAAATTACTCCTTAAACCAACTGGAATATTTCACATAATTATCTGCAATTCTGTTGATTTCTCCTGAAATAAGTTCCTTGCTAATATCTTTTATTTTTTTTGCAGGAGTTCCAGCATAAATACTACCTGCTTCCACTCTAGTATTTTTAGTAACAACAGCGCCTGCAGCTATAATACTATTGCTTTCAACCACACAATCATCCATCACTATACTTCCCATACCTATAAGTACATTATCTTGAATAGTACAACCATGTACAATGGCATTATGACCAATAGACACATTATTTCCAATGGTTGTTGGTGAGGTTTTATAAGTTGCATGAATCACTGCTCCATCTTGTACGTTTACTTTATTCCCTAGCTTTATGTAATGCACATCACCACGAATTACTGCATTAAACCAAATACTGCATTGGTTTCCCATAGTGACTTCACCCACAATAGTTGCGTTTTCCGCGATGTAACAATCGTTTGGTATGTTTGGTGATTTTCCTTTTACTGGTTTTATTATTGGCATGTGTTATTGTTTAGTTATTGATTTGTTTGTTGTCAGTTCGAGTGTTTTCTGAAAGAAAATGTATCGAGAACTATGTTTCATGTCTTCTCGATACAATTTCGCTATGTGAAATCACTCGAACTGACATCCTTTTTTTATTTAAAATATGATAATAAATCTGATTTTTTAGAGGCTGAGACCATAATCTCTTTTCCGTTACTTAACATAACACTCCCTCCTTTTCCTTTTATGTATTTAACAACTTCATTGACATTTACCAAGTAACTTTTATGCACTCTAGCAAATCCTGAATCTGTTAACGCATCTTCAAAATACTTAAGCGTTTTACTAACTAGCTTCTTTTTGTTGTTGTTTAAATAAATCTCGGTATAATTATCGTCGGCTTTACAATATAAAATATTGGCAGTTTCCAATACCTCAAATCCATCTTGTTGCGGAATAGTTATTTTACCGTTTACATTATTTGTTTTAGGAATTAATACTTGGTCTTGCAAAGCGTCTTCTTTCGTTTTAATTTCAACGACGTAATCTACTGCTTTTATAAGTTCGTCAATAGAAATGGGTTTCATTAAATAATAACTCGCATGTGCATTTAAAGCGTCAATTGCATAATGGTTATAGGCAGTTACAAACACTGTTTCAAAATCTCTATCACCAACTTTTTCCAGTAAATCAAATGCATTACCAAATGGCATTTCTACATCTAAAAACACGAGATCTAATTCATTATTTCTTATAAGTAATAACGCTTCGTCAACATTAGCAGCTTCGGCTAGCACCTCAACATTAGGACAATATTTTTTAAGATAATTTTTTAAAATTTCTCTGCTTGTTTCTTCGTCTTCTACTATGATAGATTTTAGTTTCATTTAATCTTTTTTAAGGTTACCACAACTTTAGTTCCTGAATCTTCGGTATCTAAATAATCGTCAATAAATACATCGACTTTATCTTTATACATCTCGTTTAAAATAGCCACACGTTTTTTAATATTCCCCAATCCTTTAGATCTGTGCTTTTTTTGATTTTCGGTTTTCATGGCTTTGGATTTATCGCGTCCAATACCATCATCTGTGATACTTATTTTTAATTCATCTTTATCGACTTGAGAGATATTGATGTTTAATTGTCCTTTCTCTGTTTTATACCTTAATCCATGCCACACAGCATTCTCAATATATGGTTGCAATAACATAGGTGGTATTTGGAACTCGTTTACTTTTACATTCTCATCAATAATAATATCGTAATCAAACTTATCTTTAAATCTAAAATGCTCTAATTTGGTGTAAAGTTTAAGTAATTCTATTTCCTTTTCTAAGGGAATAAAATCTTCTTCGCTGTTTTCCAATACTGCGCGCATCAAGAGTGAAAAATCAGATAAATATTTATTAGCAGTACGTTCATCATTGTTTGCGATAAAACTATTAACAGAGTTTAATGCATTAAATATAAAATGCGGATTCATTTGACTACGTAGCGATTTTAATGCTAAAAGATTATTATTTAACTTTTGCTGTTTCATGTTTTTTAACATTGAATATACTGCAATAAGCAATAACAACAAACCTCCTATTAATGAATAAATAATAAGCTTTTGACGCTTATTTCGCTCTATTGTTAATTGGTATTTACTTTCGGATAATGCACGATCACTTTCAAGGCTTGTAATACGATTTTGTTTTATTGCTAAATCTTTTGCTAAACGTGCTGCCTGCGATATTTCTTGTTCTTTTTTTATATAAAGCTCGTCTACTAATCGTTCATAGATTCTTGTTGTTGAAATAGCTTTATCAATATCTCCGTCATCTCTAAAGACTTCAGCAAGTTTTCTAGTAGCATCTTTCTGCACTACTAAATCTTCCTTGTTATTTGCTTCTTCAATACTCTTTTCAAGGTATTGAATGGCATTAGGAAAATCTTTTTGTATGGCGTACGCACTTCCTATTTTATAATTCTGTTTTTGAGGCGTAATGGCACTTTCGTTATTAAAAATGGAATCTCTTTCAATATCATTTATTTCAACAAGTGCTTGCTTCCTAAGTTCAATTTCTTTACCATATTCTTTATTCTTACTTTCAAAATCAGCAACTTTTACTTTTTCTTCAACTGCTCTTTTTTTGTTTTCTTTGGAAGCAAGTTCAAGAGAGTTTTGAAAATACCCTTCAGCTTTTTTAATAGCTCCAGAAGCATTATATGCTTCGGCTATTTTTGAATTTAAATCAGTAATTTTGGGAGTTATTAAATGTTTTTGAGCTACTTGAAGACCTTCCTTGTAAGCATTAATGGCAGCAACAAAATCTTGAGTAACCACATAGACATCTCCTAAACCTTCATAAAGGCTGGTTAATTGCCAATTGGATAAATCGTCTTTATTTATTGATAGATATTCATCAATACTTTCCTGATAATTTTCATTGAATTGAAATGATTTAGCAAGTTTTAACCTCACACCATTTTCATCAATATTTTGAAGGCTTATTCGGTAATTTGAAATAGCTAAATCATATTGCTTCCACTCGAAATATACATCACCTAAAGTTTCATAAACTTCAGCATTTTCTTTTACAGTACTAGATACAGTCAAAGCATCGGTAATAAATTGGATACTTTTTTCTGCATCTTTTTTTAAATAGGTATCTGCAGAATCTATTAAAGATTTAAAAGCACCAGCATCTCTTTTAGAAATTTTGCTGATAAAGTTTTTTGAGTCATTATGCTCTACCTCAACTCTAATACGCTCGTTATCTTGAATAATATAGTAAATGGTTTCAAAATCATTATGTTTTATAATGAGTTCATCACCTTTAGATGCATTAATTTTGAATTCTCCAAGCGAATTAGTGGTAGTATAAGCACCTCCATTTACTAGAATATTTACTTTCGGGATAGGTTTATAAGTACTTTTTTCTAACACCGACCCTCTTAC is from Pontimicrobium sp. SW4 and encodes:
- the murI gene encoding glutamate racemase, whose protein sequence is MNKQPIGIFDSGVGGTSIWREIHTLLPFESAIYLADSINAPYGPKGEERIKELCIKNTELLLDKNCKLIVVACNTATTNAIDYLRANYTIPFIGIEPAIKPAALQTKTNAIGILATKGTLSSKLFHKTTNLFGNGINIIEQKGEGIVELIETGKLYSDEMKGLLNIYLKPMIEANIDHLVLGCTHYPYLMPILLEILPKHVKIIDSGEAVAKQTKAVLEKHQLLNTNKVKAKHTFFTNGNTKVLNELIGDGFKVEHLEF
- a CDS encoding gamma carbonic anhydrase family protein, producing MPIIKPVKGKSPNIPNDCYIAENATIVGEVTMGNQCSIWFNAVIRGDVHYIKLGNKVNVQDGAVIHATYKTSPTTIGNNVSIGHNAIVHGCTIQDNVLIGMGSIVMDDCVVESNSIIAAGAVVTKNTRVEAGSIYAGTPAKKIKDISKELISGEINRIADNYVKYSSWFKE
- a CDS encoding LytTR family DNA-binding domain-containing protein; this translates as MKLKSIIVEDEETSREILKNYLKKYCPNVEVLAEAANVDEALLLIRNNELDLVFLDVEMPFGNAFDLLEKVGDRDFETVFVTAYNHYAIDALNAHASYYLMKPISIDELIKAVDYVVEIKTKEDALQDQVLIPKTNNVNGKITIPQQDGFEVLETANILYCKADDNYTEIYLNNNKKKLVSKTLKYFEDALTDSGFARVHKSYLVNVNEVVKYIKGKGGSVMLSNGKEIMVSASKKSDLLSYFK
- a CDS encoding histidine kinase, translated to MIKLARHITILLVLLFSSSMLAQEVNNEAVKEIFVVRGSVLEKSTYKPIPKVNILVNGGAYTTTNSLGEFKINASKGDELIIKHNDFETIYYIIQDNERIRVEVEHNDSKNFISKISKRDAGAFKSLIDSADTYLKKDAEKSIQFITDALTVSSTVKENAEVYETLGDVYFEWKQYDLAISNYRISLQNIDENGVRLKLAKSFQFNENYQESIDEYLSINKDDLSNWQLTSLYEGLGDVYVVTQDFVAAINAYKEGLQVAQKHLITPKITDLNSKIAEAYNASGAIKKAEGYFQNSLELASKENKKRAVEEKVKVADFESKNKEYGKEIELRKQALVEINDIERDSIFNNESAITPQKQNYKIGSAYAIQKDFPNAIQYLEKSIEEANNKEDLVVQKDATRKLAEVFRDDGDIDKAISTTRIYERLVDELYIKKEQEISQAARLAKDLAIKQNRITSLESDRALSESKYQLTIERNKRQKLIIYSLIGGLLLLLIAVYSMLKNMKQQKLNNNLLALKSLRSQMNPHFIFNALNSVNSFIANNDERTANKYLSDFSLLMRAVLENSEEDFIPLEKEIELLKLYTKLEHFRFKDKFDYDIIIDENVKVNEFQIPPMLLQPYIENAVWHGLRYKTEKGQLNINISQVDKDELKISITDDGIGRDKSKAMKTENQKKHRSKGLGNIKKRVAILNEMYKDKVDVFIDDYLDTEDSGTKVVVTLKKIK